The proteins below are encoded in one region of Sphingobacterium sp. R2:
- a CDS encoding alpha-L-fucosidase translates to MKLKHVIFCLALLIGSVSASYSQQHDQPSSENLKNREWFAQSRFGVFIHWGVYSVLGDGEWVMNNQNISLDEYALLPKFFNPISFDAKEWAKLFKQAGAKYITFTTRHHDGFSMWNSQVSDYNVVKKSPFKRDIVKELVEACRAEGIKVMFYYSLLDWHRDDYLPVGKTGGGIAGRDSTKGDWNHYIQFMKSQLTELLSNYGTIDGIWFDGHWDKPNEDWHFKEIYELIHTLQPQCLVGNNHHLAPFEGEDFQMFERDLPGENTTGFGTNARDVGKLPKEVCGTIAGSWGFELKDRTRKSFQEVLKYLVKAAGHGSNLLLNVGPMPNGEIQDYQQERLKELGKWLSVYGETIYGTEGGAVPPTEDYALTKKGNQVYLHVFKTDKKELLINNLPYQVKKVSTFIGKKEIKFNYKNNSLRVDLPTSTDEADLVLTLTIK, encoded by the coding sequence ATGAAACTTAAGCATGTAATCTTTTGTTTGGCCTTGCTAATCGGATCTGTATCTGCGAGCTATAGCCAACAACATGATCAACCGAGTTCCGAAAATTTGAAAAATAGGGAATGGTTCGCACAATCCCGGTTTGGAGTATTTATCCATTGGGGGGTATATAGTGTGCTGGGAGATGGTGAGTGGGTCATGAATAATCAGAATATCAGTTTGGATGAATATGCGCTCTTACCTAAATTTTTTAATCCGATTTCTTTTGATGCAAAGGAATGGGCAAAGTTGTTTAAACAGGCCGGAGCAAAGTATATCACCTTTACCACGAGACACCATGATGGCTTTTCGATGTGGAATAGCCAGGTTTCCGACTACAATGTGGTTAAGAAATCTCCTTTCAAGCGGGATATCGTAAAAGAATTGGTGGAAGCCTGTCGCGCGGAAGGGATAAAAGTGATGTTCTATTATTCGCTTTTGGATTGGCACCGGGATGATTATTTGCCTGTGGGTAAGACTGGGGGCGGTATTGCAGGTCGGGATTCAACAAAAGGTGACTGGAATCATTATATACAGTTTATGAAAAGCCAATTGACCGAACTTTTGAGCAACTATGGCACGATCGATGGAATCTGGTTTGATGGTCATTGGGACAAGCCCAATGAAGATTGGCATTTCAAAGAGATCTATGAACTGATTCATACGTTACAGCCACAATGTTTGGTCGGGAACAATCATCATCTAGCTCCATTTGAAGGAGAAGATTTTCAGATGTTCGAACGCGATTTACCTGGAGAGAATACCACTGGGTTTGGCACGAATGCACGTGATGTTGGGAAGTTACCGAAGGAAGTCTGTGGAACAATTGCTGGATCGTGGGGATTTGAGCTGAAAGATCGGACACGTAAATCATTTCAGGAAGTACTAAAATACCTGGTCAAGGCAGCTGGTCATGGCTCCAATTTATTGCTCAATGTAGGTCCCATGCCCAATGGTGAGATTCAGGACTATCAGCAGGAGCGTTTGAAAGAGCTTGGAAAATGGCTATCGGTATATGGTGAAACAATCTATGGAACAGAAGGGGGAGCGGTGCCGCCAACAGAGGATTATGCGTTGACAAAAAAAGGAAATCAGGTGTATCTACATGTGTTTAAAACGGATAAAAAGGAATTGTTGATCAATAACCTGCCTTATCAGGTGAAAAAAGTAAGCACATTTATCGGAAAGAAAGAGATTAAGTTTAATTATAAGAACAATAGTCTACGCGTGGATTTGCCAACATCGACAGATGAAGCAGATTTGGTATTGACATTAACAATTAAGTAA
- a CDS encoding UxaA family hydrolase yields the protein MMAIQRYLQIHPMDNVLVALQDLAAGTTILFEGKEFTLKQAVAAKHKFTIQPMEQDTEILMYGVLVGKLNTPLTEGELITTENLRHASEDFRMGNRKTAWTKPDVSAFKDKTFNGFHRSNGTVGTANYWLVIPLVFCENRNVLTLKAAFEEKLGYKVKANNYVSEVEDLIERYKSGADVTDILNHELLANSSAGEHDRLFKNVDGIKFLNHEMGCGGTRMDSDALCGLLAGYITHPNVAGATVLSLGCQHAQASILKAEIEKRSPGFDRPLYVFEQQKEGTERELMQKAIKATFAGMMQANQNERRPAPLDKLCIGLECGGSDGFSGISANPALGFVSDILVSLGGSVILAEFPELCGVEQELSDRCIDEPTADRFMSLMRTYNAKAEADGSGFYMNPSPGNIRDGLITDAIKSAGAAKKGGTSPVMAVVDYPELANRPGLNLLCTPGNDVESTTAEVAAGANIVLFTTGLGTPTGNPIAPVVKLSTNTKTFEKMPDILDLNCGTIIEGTETIEEAAHRILDYVIEVASGRIQPKAVLLGQDDFIPWRRGVSL from the coding sequence ATGATGGCTATACAACGCTATTTACAGATCCATCCAATGGATAATGTCCTTGTTGCATTACAGGACTTGGCTGCGGGAACAACGATTCTTTTTGAAGGTAAGGAATTTACATTAAAGCAAGCTGTTGCTGCCAAACATAAATTCACCATTCAACCCATGGAACAAGATACGGAGATACTGATGTACGGTGTTCTGGTTGGGAAATTGAACACACCCTTAACGGAAGGTGAACTCATTACCACTGAAAACTTGCGTCATGCTTCGGAAGATTTTAGAATGGGGAACCGTAAGACAGCTTGGACAAAACCAGATGTTTCTGCATTTAAAGATAAGACGTTCAATGGATTTCACCGTTCAAATGGGACTGTTGGAACGGCCAATTACTGGTTGGTTATTCCATTGGTTTTTTGCGAAAATAGAAATGTATTGACCTTGAAGGCTGCCTTTGAGGAGAAACTCGGCTATAAAGTAAAAGCAAATAATTATGTTTCTGAAGTAGAAGATTTGATTGAGCGCTATAAGTCTGGTGCGGACGTTACTGACATTCTTAACCACGAGCTACTGGCTAATTCGAGTGCGGGCGAGCACGACCGTCTGTTCAAAAATGTTGATGGAATCAAATTTTTAAACCATGAGATGGGATGCGGTGGAACGCGTATGGATTCGGATGCGTTATGTGGTCTTTTGGCTGGTTATATCACGCATCCAAATGTGGCAGGGGCAACTGTGTTGAGTTTAGGATGTCAGCATGCGCAGGCTTCTATTCTGAAGGCGGAAATTGAAAAACGAAGTCCCGGTTTCGATCGGCCTTTATATGTTTTCGAGCAGCAGAAAGAGGGAACTGAAAGGGAGCTTATGCAAAAGGCCATCAAAGCAACTTTTGCAGGGATGATGCAAGCCAATCAAAATGAACGCAGACCTGCTCCGCTGGACAAATTGTGTATCGGTTTGGAATGTGGCGGCTCAGATGGGTTCTCGGGCATCTCTGCCAATCCAGCGCTTGGTTTTGTGTCGGATATTTTGGTGAGCTTGGGTGGCTCTGTGATTTTGGCGGAGTTTCCAGAGTTATGTGGTGTAGAACAAGAGTTGAGTGATCGTTGTATTGACGAGCCAACAGCAGATCGTTTTATGTCGCTGATGCGTACATACAACGCAAAAGCCGAAGCTGATGGTTCGGGTTTCTATATGAATCCTTCGCCAGGCAATATTCGTGACGGTTTGATTACAGACGCGATCAAATCTGCAGGTGCTGCCAAAAAAGGAGGAACATCGCCTGTTATGGCGGTGGTTGATTATCCTGAACTGGCTAACCGCCCGGGATTAAACCTATTATGTACTCCTGGTAACGATGTAGAAAGTACCACTGCAGAGGTGGCAGCTGGTGCCAATATCGTCCTTTTTACAACAGGGTTGGGTACGCCTACAGGAAACCCAATCGCTCCAGTAGTCAAGCTTTCGACAAATACAAAGACTTTTGAGAAAATGCCGGATATATTGGATCTAAATTGTGGAACTATTATCGAGGGAACAGAAACTATTGAGGAAGCTGCACACCGCATTTTGGATTATGTGATTGAAGTTGCTTCTGGTAGAATACAACCAAAGGCCGTGCTGTTGGGCCAAGATGATTTCATCCCTTGGCGTCGAGGTGTTTCTTTGTAG
- a CDS encoding L-rhamnose mutarotase has product MKRYVMALDLVDDPQLIKEYEDYHREVWPEIKRSILDAGILQMEIYRFENRLFMNMEVGEDFSFEKKSAMDAANEKVQEWEQLMWKYQSAIPGAQPGEKWVMMTKIFELV; this is encoded by the coding sequence ATGAAAAGATATGTCATGGCCCTGGATCTTGTAGACGATCCACAATTGATCAAGGAATATGAGGATTACCACCGTGAAGTGTGGCCCGAAATAAAACGCTCGATACTGGATGCAGGAATTCTGCAGATGGAGATCTATCGTTTTGAAAATAGATTGTTTATGAACATGGAGGTTGGCGAAGATTTTTCATTTGAGAAAAAATCTGCTATGGATGCTGCCAATGAAAAGGTGCAGGAATGGGAACAGCTGATGTGGAAATATCAATCGGCTATTCCGGGGGCACAGCCGGGAGAGAAATGGGTAATGATGACAAAAATATTTGAATTAGTATAA
- the fucP gene encoding L-fucose:H+ symporter permease, which translates to MTNKKSYTFALILVTSLFFFWGFIHNLDPILIPHLRNAFSLTHFQASLVDSAVFIAYFVMAIPAGIIMKRYGYKAGILIGLIFFAIGCFLFVPAANTISYVFFLGALFVVACGLTILETAANPYVAILGDPASSAQRLNFAQSFNGLAAFVAPIFGGKFILSHEPKSQAELAQMAEQAKMAYIQSETAAVKLPYVVLGILILLIAALFFFTKLPDIKDAEEEGRAGFFHALRHKNVRWAVVAQFFYVGAQVCILSFLVLYATEAAGISGKDGADYAGFAGLAFMLGRFIGTFFMRFVSASKLLVIYSAIAIVLSLFVIFGSGIQTLYALIGIAFFMSIMFPTIFAFGVQGIGADTKSASSLIVMSIVGGALLPPILGFISDKTGHFQYGYFVPLVCFIVVLLFAFQNRNVSIAETENLKSH; encoded by the coding sequence ATGACGAATAAAAAGAGTTACACATTTGCCTTGATTTTGGTGACATCCTTATTCTTTTTTTGGGGATTTATTCATAACCTAGATCCAATCTTAATTCCGCATTTGAGAAATGCGTTTAGTTTGACGCACTTCCAAGCGTCATTGGTCGATTCTGCCGTCTTCATTGCTTATTTTGTGATGGCCATTCCTGCAGGTATCATTATGAAACGATATGGCTATAAAGCTGGTATTTTGATCGGATTGATCTTTTTCGCGATTGGCTGTTTTCTTTTTGTACCTGCTGCCAACACGATCAGTTATGTTTTCTTTTTGGGTGCGCTATTCGTTGTTGCCTGTGGTCTTACCATTCTGGAAACCGCTGCCAATCCTTACGTTGCTATCTTGGGGGATCCGGCTTCATCGGCGCAACGGCTTAATTTTGCCCAGTCGTTTAATGGATTAGCAGCCTTTGTGGCTCCGATTTTTGGTGGCAAATTTATTTTATCACATGAACCCAAATCACAGGCGGAACTTGCGCAAATGGCTGAACAAGCAAAGATGGCGTATATTCAGTCGGAAACAGCTGCTGTAAAATTGCCCTATGTGGTACTGGGGATATTGATTTTATTGATCGCTGCCTTGTTTTTCTTTACCAAATTGCCTGATATCAAAGATGCGGAGGAAGAAGGTAGAGCCGGTTTTTTCCATGCACTGCGTCATAAAAATGTGCGTTGGGCGGTGGTGGCTCAGTTTTTCTACGTCGGAGCGCAAGTTTGTATTTTAAGCTTCCTGGTATTATATGCAACAGAAGCTGCCGGCATATCGGGTAAAGATGGTGCCGATTATGCTGGGTTTGCTGGATTGGCTTTTATGCTGGGCCGGTTTATCGGTACATTTTTTATGCGTTTTGTGTCAGCATCCAAACTCCTGGTCATCTATTCCGCTATAGCGATTGTGCTATCGCTATTTGTCATCTTCGGATCAGGTATTCAGACCCTATATGCTTTGATTGGCATTGCTTTCTTTATGTCCATTATGTTTCCGACGATATTCGCGTTTGGTGTACAAGGCATCGGTGCCGACACCAAATCTGCCTCTAGTTTGATCGTCATGTCTATTGTTGGTGGCGCTTTGTTGCCTCCAATATTGGGTTTTATCTCGGATAAAACGGGACATTTCCAATATGGATATTTTGTGCCATTGGTTTGTTTTATTGTTGTCTTGTTGTTTGCTTTCCAAAATAGAAATGTCAGTATTGCGGAAACGGAAAATCTTAAATCACATTAA
- a CDS encoding AraC family transcriptional regulator — MKAQLLHLNSNPEHSFNARRDNTPQYHNLWHYHEELELIYFAKGSGTQFIGDSVRRFESGDITLVGSNLPHYWLFDAIYLQKEKAEHADIRVLHFKENFWGNDFISLPENKALKELFRVSKRGISLATHSRLKTMQLIDAILTTTGTPRIIHLLEILACISEEEKHDLLTSANFTIQLQDQDANRMQVAMQFIGENYRDQIRLQDLASLTGMTPNSFCRFFKSQTGKTLFQFLIEMRVKTACNLLIENKQTVKQICFEAGFQNFSSFHKYFKNVTGTTPLNFQRSKA; from the coding sequence ATGAAAGCACAGTTGCTTCATTTAAATAGTAACCCTGAGCATTCATTCAATGCCAGAAGAGACAATACTCCGCAATACCACAACCTTTGGCATTATCACGAAGAACTGGAATTGATTTATTTTGCTAAAGGCTCGGGTACTCAATTTATTGGGGACAGCGTTAGGCGTTTTGAATCGGGCGACATCACACTGGTGGGTTCCAATTTACCTCATTATTGGCTGTTTGATGCCATTTATCTGCAAAAGGAAAAAGCTGAACACGCAGATATCCGCGTACTTCATTTTAAAGAGAACTTCTGGGGGAATGATTTTATCAGTTTACCTGAAAATAAAGCGCTCAAAGAGCTTTTTCGCGTATCCAAAAGAGGCATTTCCTTAGCAACGCACAGCCGATTAAAAACCATGCAATTAATTGATGCTATTTTGACAACAACAGGCACGCCACGCATTATTCATTTACTGGAAATCTTAGCGTGCATTTCGGAAGAAGAAAAACATGACTTATTAACCAGCGCCAATTTTACCATCCAATTGCAAGATCAGGATGCCAACCGTATGCAGGTTGCAATGCAATTTATAGGTGAAAATTACCGCGACCAAATACGGCTGCAGGACCTTGCTTCGCTAACGGGTATGACACCAAATTCATTCTGTCGCTTTTTCAAGTCACAGACCGGAAAAACACTCTTTCAGTTTTTAATCGAAATGCGCGTGAAGACAGCCTGCAATTTATTGATAGAAAACAAACAGACGGTAAAGCAAATCTGTTTTGAAGCCGGTTTTCAAAACTTCTCCAGCTTTCACAAGTACTTCAAAAACGTAACCGGTACTACTCCCCTCAACTTTCAGCGATCAAAAGCTTAA
- a CDS encoding NAD(P)H-quinone oxidoreductase, translating to MMKAVIITAPGGPEVLQVSDAEMPQPGQYEVLVEVKAAGVNRPDVFQRKGSYPAPAGVDPRIPGLEIAGVVVAKGKDVTDWNVGDRVCALVGGGGYATYAKVYQGHCLPIPDHLDFAEAASLPETVFTVWDNVFRRGKLQTGEHFLVHGGAGGIGSTAIQLASLFGAEVYSTVSSPEKATFCESLGAVKTINYKTEDFEQQLKAVGVDVILDSIGGSYFEKNIRLLNSDGRLVYINAMENAKVELNLLQLMQKRILLTGSTLRSRDREFKQILRDEIWSQVWPKLNTGHFKPTIYQVLPFAEAPEAHRLMEDSSVLGKIVLSF from the coding sequence ATGATGAAAGCTGTTATTATTACTGCACCCGGTGGACCGGAAGTTTTGCAAGTTAGCGATGCGGAAATGCCGCAGCCCGGACAATACGAAGTTTTAGTGGAAGTAAAAGCTGCAGGAGTCAATAGACCTGATGTATTCCAACGTAAAGGGAGTTATCCTGCACCAGCCGGAGTAGATCCTCGGATACCTGGCTTGGAGATCGCCGGTGTTGTCGTTGCGAAAGGGAAGGATGTTACGGACTGGAATGTCGGCGATCGCGTCTGTGCACTCGTAGGGGGCGGAGGTTATGCCACCTATGCCAAAGTCTATCAGGGTCATTGTTTGCCTATCCCAGATCATCTGGATTTTGCCGAGGCAGCCTCACTTCCAGAAACCGTTTTTACGGTATGGGACAATGTTTTCCGACGGGGGAAATTACAGACAGGTGAGCACTTTTTGGTACATGGCGGCGCTGGTGGGATTGGTAGTACAGCAATTCAGCTCGCATCATTGTTTGGTGCGGAAGTATATTCGACAGTCAGCTCGCCCGAGAAAGCTACTTTTTGCGAATCATTGGGAGCCGTCAAAACTATAAATTATAAAACAGAAGATTTCGAGCAGCAGCTCAAGGCTGTAGGCGTGGATGTTATTTTAGACAGCATTGGTGGTTCCTATTTTGAGAAAAATATCCGCCTCTTGAACTCCGATGGCCGACTGGTGTATATTAATGCGATGGAAAACGCAAAAGTTGAATTGAATTTGCTCCAATTGATGCAAAAACGCATCCTTTTAACAGGGAGTACACTACGTTCCCGAGACCGCGAATTTAAGCAAATATTACGTGACGAGATCTGGTCTCAGGTATGGCCCAAGCTCAATACTGGACATTTTAAACCCACGATATACCAGGTGCTTCCTTTTGCTGAGGCTCCCGAGGCTCATCGGCTGATGGAAGACTCAAGTGTATTGGGTAAGATTGTTTTAAGCTTTTGA
- a CDS encoding TonB-dependent receptor, producing the protein MSKKEVYGIVVDTAGKPLNGVSVHLTSSRDTLFSSTSATGYFHFSRVQGNDIRISCSQLGLSILERSYPLYNSTTATLDVGKLTMFPHVSLLKEVVVLKYKPIVYKQDTVQFNLDAFQFDHRALLEEALKALPNVQVSRDGSVYAFGKPISSVKVDGKKFFGGDVLTATRNLPADFVKSVQVIDFYGDEATAKGIKSAESEKILNIVLKDDKKKITFGQATLGGGSADRYLGSAGLNRFNDGREYSIITSVNNTNTNLFSFGSPNGGEREREMGELADFADPTDGLNKIGSVGGSFSSPLSKNVTASGKYSFTQRNNYIQGNSLLQSIYGYGKGVNNLISNSEEYSIKSIDRTHKMDWDFDIKLSPKDQLKISPKVSYTNATSHTWKDRKIQNNLLSSTGNYDAGSSTESPAAALDLFYVRSFTKPGRKVLYTLHTDFNSLDKDEEVRDFNKAIDSSSNLPRITETYLNQGVRSSSENKNIQSRLSLVEPVDLGGTLEINYDFDYTKIDARRSTFDNNFDNGPILVDSLSLKYDYAFASNKVGMVYRQDLSDKVKVSFGFAVQPSELTGSSTDKLIKTSYSNVNLVPSAGLKWKFSKEEDLSMDYYGRNNQPSFYQIQPVVDNTNTQNIVVGNKDLKSEFAHSFVSKYRKSITRRGQYLEASLALNLVNDKIVANRTIDPNSTIQKTTYRNTEGYYDVKSYYLFTASLLSDNLQMSLNGNADYYNNISYVNDKKSFGGHLLVTQAIQFRYTWSDIFEAELNGNYSLNRATFDWPVQDNITVHSGIVGLGSKAYLGTHFTMGLELSQKFNAGYSSSWSNISPTIINAYMEYTFGRNNRGMLRFQGFDLMNQNTGISRVVLGNDILDVRNNRLARYFMLSLNIRLQKYPKKS; encoded by the coding sequence GTGTCAAAAAAAGAGGTGTATGGTATTGTTGTAGATACAGCAGGAAAACCGTTAAATGGTGTGAGTGTTCATCTGACAAGCTCTCGCGATACCTTGTTCTCTTCAACGTCCGCCACAGGGTATTTTCATTTCAGCCGTGTGCAAGGTAATGATATTCGTATTAGTTGTAGTCAGTTGGGCCTGAGTATATTGGAACGTAGCTATCCACTGTACAATAGTACAACAGCGACATTGGATGTGGGAAAGCTAACGATGTTTCCCCATGTATCTTTGCTCAAAGAGGTTGTTGTACTGAAGTATAAGCCTATTGTCTATAAGCAGGATACTGTTCAATTCAATTTGGATGCCTTCCAATTCGATCACCGCGCACTGTTGGAGGAAGCTCTCAAGGCGTTGCCAAATGTACAGGTTTCAAGGGATGGTTCTGTTTATGCCTTTGGCAAACCTATATCCTCCGTTAAAGTCGATGGAAAAAAATTCTTTGGCGGCGATGTACTTACAGCTACACGCAATCTACCGGCAGATTTTGTGAAAAGTGTTCAGGTGATCGATTTTTATGGGGATGAGGCTACAGCGAAAGGAATTAAAAGTGCTGAATCTGAAAAGATTCTGAATATCGTCCTTAAAGATGATAAGAAGAAAATTACTTTTGGACAGGCTACATTAGGCGGTGGTTCGGCCGATCGTTATTTGGGCAGTGCTGGGCTGAACCGCTTTAATGATGGAAGGGAATATTCTATTATCACATCAGTAAACAATACCAATACAAACCTCTTTTCTTTCGGTTCCCCCAATGGTGGAGAGCGGGAGCGGGAAATGGGCGAACTTGCCGACTTTGCAGACCCTACAGATGGACTCAATAAAATCGGATCTGTGGGAGGAAGTTTTTCTAGTCCGCTTTCTAAAAACGTGACCGCCAGTGGTAAATATTCTTTTACACAGCGGAATAATTACATCCAGGGAAATTCATTATTGCAGTCCATATATGGATATGGGAAAGGGGTTAACAATTTGATCAGCAATTCTGAAGAATACAGCATAAAATCGATTGATCGTACTCATAAAATGGACTGGGATTTTGATATCAAGCTGTCTCCCAAAGATCAGCTTAAAATATCGCCGAAAGTGTCATATACCAATGCTACCAGCCATACGTGGAAAGATAGGAAGATACAGAATAATTTATTGAGTAGTACGGGTAACTATGATGCGGGCAGTAGTACGGAAAGTCCGGCAGCAGCTTTAGATCTTTTTTATGTCAGAAGTTTTACCAAACCGGGACGCAAAGTGCTTTACACCTTGCATACCGACTTTAATTCTTTGGATAAAGATGAGGAAGTCCGCGACTTTAATAAAGCAATCGATAGTAGCTCAAACTTGCCCAGAATAACAGAGACGTATCTAAACCAAGGCGTCCGATCCAGCAGTGAAAATAAAAATATCCAAAGTCGCTTATCCCTCGTCGAACCCGTTGATTTAGGAGGGACTTTGGAAATCAATTACGATTTTGACTATACAAAGATTGATGCTAGACGTTCCACTTTTGACAACAACTTTGACAATGGGCCTATCTTGGTGGATTCGCTGAGTTTGAAGTACGACTATGCCTTTGCAAGCAATAAAGTCGGCATGGTGTATCGGCAGGATCTGAGTGACAAAGTGAAAGTGAGTTTCGGCTTTGCTGTGCAACCTTCGGAACTGACAGGAAGTTCTACAGACAAGCTGATAAAAACTTCCTATTCCAATGTGAACCTTGTGCCATCCGCAGGATTGAAATGGAAATTCAGCAAAGAGGAAGACCTTTCGATGGATTATTATGGTCGTAATAATCAACCTAGTTTCTATCAAATACAACCTGTGGTGGACAATACCAACACACAAAATATTGTCGTCGGAAATAAAGATCTAAAATCGGAATTTGCACATAGCTTTGTTTCAAAATACCGGAAATCAATTACACGCCGTGGTCAGTACTTGGAAGCTAGTCTTGCTCTTAATCTGGTGAATGATAAGATTGTTGCCAACCGCACAATTGATCCCAATTCGACTATACAAAAAACGACCTATCGCAATACCGAAGGATATTACGATGTTAAGAGCTATTATCTGTTTACCGCCTCGTTGTTGTCCGATAATCTGCAGATGAGCCTGAATGGAAATGCAGATTATTATAACAATATCTCGTATGTAAACGATAAAAAGAGCTTTGGTGGCCATCTTTTGGTTACTCAAGCGATTCAATTTCGCTATACGTGGAGTGATATATTCGAAGCCGAATTAAATGGTAACTATTCCTTGAACAGGGCGACATTTGATTGGCCTGTTCAAGACAATATCACCGTGCATTCGGGTATTGTTGGCCTGGGATCTAAGGCGTATTTGGGTACACATTTTACGATGGGGCTTGAGCTTTCCCAAAAGTTTAACGCAGGATATTCAAGCTCTTGGAGCAATATTAGCCCAACGATAATCAATGCCTATATGGAATATACGTTTGGTCGCAATAACCGCGGTATGCTGCGTTTTCAGGGATTCGATTTGATGAACCAGAATACAGGAATTTCGCGCGTCGTCTTAGGAAATGACATTTTAGATGTACGTAATAATCGACTGGCGCGTTACTTTATGCTTTCCCTTAATATAAGATTACAAAAATATCCTAAAAAATCATGA
- a CDS encoding ferritin: MKDLLKLKSSLKEEIENILNAQIKVEAHSSALYLAMSSWCDDQGLDNASEFFAKQSNEEREHMLKLFNYINNRGGRAISPEVIGIPQDFESFRGVFEQTLEQEMFVTEQFNNIADRCAKEKDYVTFNFVQWFLEEQVEEEYVARRILELFDVIGEDGTGRWEIDKHLLKVSFPGE, translated from the coding sequence ATGAAAGATTTATTGAAATTAAAATCTTCTTTGAAAGAAGAGATCGAAAATATATTGAATGCGCAAATTAAAGTTGAAGCTCACTCTTCTGCATTATATTTGGCTATGTCATCTTGGTGTGATGATCAAGGTTTGGATAACGCTTCAGAATTTTTTGCAAAGCAATCTAACGAAGAGCGTGAACACATGTTAAAGCTTTTCAATTATATCAACAATCGTGGTGGACGTGCAATCTCTCCAGAGGTGATCGGTATTCCTCAAGATTTTGAGTCGTTCCGTGGGGTGTTTGAACAAACTTTGGAACAGGAAATGTTTGTTACTGAACAATTCAATAACATCGCCGATAGATGTGCGAAAGAAAAAGATTATGTTACCTTTAATTTTGTTCAATGGTTCTTGGAAGAGCAGGTGGAAGAAGAGTATGTTGCAAGACGCATTCTTGAATTATTCGATGTAATCGGTGAAGATGGTACTGGCCGTTGGGAAATTGACAAACACCTTCTTAAAGTTAGCTTTCCAGGTGAATAG
- a CDS encoding DUF6686 family protein encodes MSELVCPLAQVEEVFSTTAGKVYQCSRKNCFWLEYNKETTSFSVSDFFMFKKRIDAIDIEHMLHDTTRSSDFEIIMPFRTERCFILAVEDVLQLRELLDGAKFMIELNSVIRTCLQVSPFAVFA; translated from the coding sequence ATGTCAGAATTGGTTTGTCCGTTAGCACAAGTGGAGGAAGTTTTCTCAACCACGGCAGGTAAAGTCTATCAATGTAGCCGTAAAAATTGTTTCTGGTTGGAATATAATAAGGAGACTACTTCTTTCTCGGTATCTGATTTTTTCATGTTCAAAAAACGTATAGATGCCATTGATATCGAACATATGCTTCATGACACTACCCGGTCTTCGGATTTCGAAATCATCATGCCCTTCCGTACGGAAAGATGTTTCATCCTAGCTGTCGAAGATGTACTTCAGTTACGTGAATTATTAGACGGCGCTAAATTTATGATCGAGCTGAATAGCGTAATCAGAACGTGTCTTCAGGTTTCGCCATTTGCAGTTTTTGCGTAG
- the raiA gene encoding ribosome-associated translation inhibitor RaiA: protein MNITVQSIRFTADQKLIDFIKKKTGKLEQFLDSIIGGECYLRLENVDDEANKISEIKLNIPGSQLFAKGQAKSFEEATDIAVESLRRQINKHKTKTKNTVINNRNDVLVVEEEEEEEYD from the coding sequence ATGAACATTACTGTGCAATCCATTCGATTTACTGCTGATCAAAAGCTAATCGATTTTATTAAAAAGAAAACAGGAAAATTGGAGCAGTTTTTGGATTCCATTATTGGTGGCGAATGCTATCTGCGATTGGAAAATGTCGATGATGAGGCAAACAAAATTTCGGAAATTAAATTGAATATCCCAGGAAGTCAGCTTTTTGCAAAGGGGCAGGCAAAAAGTTTTGAAGAGGCAACAGATATTGCTGTAGAATCACTTCGTAGGCAGATAAATAAGCATAAAACAAAAACAAAAAATACCGTGATCAATAATCGTAATGACGTTCTTGTTGTAGAGGAAGAAGAGGAAGAAGAGTACGATTAA